One genomic region from Fictibacillus marinisediminis encodes:
- a CDS encoding stage V sporulation protein D produces MRVSNVTVRRRLIFVLTFGLIFFFIIGVRLIYVQFVIGDWLTGKALDSWSRNIPFEPQRGEILDRNNVPLATNISAPTVFVIPRQISDPVQTSEKLAAVLDISQLDVYKKITKKSSIIRLDQGGRKISNEKANQVRELNLPGIFIAEDSKRHYPYGSYLSHVLGFAGIDNQGLMGLELYYDKQLKGTKGHVSFFSDARGRRMPSLSDDYERPKDGYNLKLTIDSKVQTIIERELDIAQAKYNPDGAVAIAMNPNTGEILGMSSRPDFDPEEYRRVAPEVYNRNLPVWANYEPGSTFKIITLAAALEENKVDLEHDHFHDPGSIEVGGRKLRCWKRGGHGSQSFLEGVQNSCNPGFVILGQRLGKEKLFSYIQKFGFGQKTGIDLQGEGTGILFNLKNVGPLELATTAFGQGVSVTPIQQVAAVSAAINGGYLYEPYIAKELVDPATGKTVSRQTPKLKRRVISEKTSKEVRHALESVVAQGTGGNAFVDGYRVGGKTGTAQKAKNGKYLQNNHIVSFIGMAPADDPQIVVYVAVDNPKDTIQFGGVVAAPMVGKIVDDSLRAMGVEKRKNQIEKKKTWQDQELIKVPNLVGKSTKEIKGLLYDLKIQSSGRGQYVVKQAPEPGVKLKPGSVIRLFLGDKPDR; encoded by the coding sequence GTGCGTGTTTCAAATGTGACGGTACGTAGGCGGTTAATTTTTGTTCTTACCTTTGGGTTGATCTTCTTTTTTATCATTGGAGTCAGGCTTATTTATGTACAGTTTGTGATCGGAGACTGGCTGACAGGCAAAGCACTTGACTCATGGAGCCGGAACATTCCGTTTGAACCGCAGAGGGGCGAAATTCTGGATCGGAACAATGTGCCGCTGGCAACCAATATCAGTGCGCCTACTGTCTTTGTGATACCAAGGCAGATCAGCGATCCTGTTCAAACGTCTGAAAAATTAGCAGCCGTGCTGGATATTTCCCAGCTTGATGTATATAAAAAAATCACAAAGAAATCTTCCATCATCCGTCTGGACCAAGGCGGCAGGAAGATCAGCAATGAAAAAGCGAATCAAGTCCGTGAGCTGAACCTGCCTGGTATCTTTATTGCTGAAGACAGCAAGAGGCACTATCCTTACGGCAGCTATCTCTCCCATGTGTTGGGTTTTGCCGGTATCGACAACCAGGGGCTTATGGGACTGGAGCTCTATTATGATAAACAGCTAAAAGGAACAAAAGGGCATGTTTCGTTCTTTTCTGATGCTAGGGGACGCAGAATGCCCTCGTTATCGGATGATTATGAGCGGCCAAAGGATGGTTATAACCTCAAACTGACCATTGACTCCAAAGTGCAGACCATCATCGAACGCGAACTGGACATCGCGCAGGCGAAATATAATCCTGATGGAGCCGTAGCCATTGCGATGAACCCGAATACAGGTGAGATCCTTGGCATGTCAAGCCGGCCTGACTTTGATCCCGAAGAATACCGCCGTGTTGCGCCGGAAGTGTATAACCGAAATCTGCCGGTATGGGCAAACTATGAACCCGGTTCAACATTTAAGATCATTACGCTGGCAGCGGCCCTGGAAGAAAATAAAGTTGATCTCGAGCACGACCACTTTCATGATCCAGGGTCTATTGAAGTTGGCGGCAGGAAACTGCGCTGCTGGAAAAGGGGAGGACATGGCAGCCAATCCTTCTTGGAAGGAGTTCAGAACTCATGCAACCCTGGATTTGTTATTCTCGGGCAGCGTCTCGGCAAAGAAAAACTGTTCTCCTACATTCAAAAGTTTGGATTTGGGCAGAAGACGGGTATCGACCTTCAAGGAGAGGGTACAGGAATTTTGTTTAATCTGAAGAACGTAGGGCCGCTCGAGCTCGCAACAACCGCGTTCGGCCAGGGGGTTTCAGTTACGCCGATCCAGCAGGTTGCGGCGGTATCCGCTGCGATTAACGGTGGTTATCTGTATGAGCCATACATTGCCAAGGAACTGGTTGATCCAGCGACCGGGAAAACGGTGAGCAGGCAGACGCCAAAACTAAAACGGCGTGTCATATCTGAGAAAACATCCAAAGAAGTCCGGCATGCACTTGAGTCCGTTGTAGCACAAGGTACTGGCGGAAATGCGTTTGTAGATGGCTATCGTGTAGGCGGAAAAACAGGGACAGCACAAAAAGCAAAGAATGGAAAATATCTCCAGAACAATCATATTGTATCGTTTATCGGTATGGCTCCTGCAGATGATCCGCAGATCGTTGTTTACGTTGCGGTCGACAACCCGAAAGACACCATTCAGTTCGGAGGTGTAGTTGCTGCGCCGATGGTTGGAAAGATTGTGGATGACTCCTTACGAGCGATGGGGGTAGAGAAGAGGAAGAACCAGATCGAAAAGAAAAAAACGTGGCAGGATCAGGAGCTGATCAAAGTGCCTAATCTTGTAGGCAAGTCGACGAAAGAAATCAAAGGCTTGCTGTATGATTTGAAAATCCAAAGCTCCGGACGAGGGCAATATGTAGTTAAGCAAGCACCGGAACCTGGAGTAAAACTAAAGCCGGGTTCAGTTATTCGCCTGTTTTTGGGTGACAAACCGGATAGGTAG
- the ftsL gene encoding cell division protein FtsL, translating to MSNLAYQTQRQYQQESKQKYVQQQAQPRIRTPRITKGEKFLWVFASLMLIAGAIFMVSNYASIYKVNSSIESVQSSINYENKVVDDYKQQVTELSAPDRILKIAKEKLGMTLNDKNVKVLEN from the coding sequence TTGAGTAATTTAGCGTATCAAACACAGAGACAATATCAGCAAGAATCAAAACAAAAATATGTCCAGCAACAAGCACAACCGAGAATCAGAACCCCACGAATAACAAAAGGAGAAAAGTTCCTTTGGGTTTTTGCCTCTCTTATGCTTATTGCAGGCGCCATTTTCATGGTGTCAAACTACGCCTCAATCTATAAAGTGAACTCCAGCATCGAATCCGTTCAAAGTTCGATCAACTACGAAAATAAAGTAGTGGATGATTACAAACAGCAGGTCACAGAACTAAGTGCACCCGACCGCATTCTTAAAATTGCAAAAGAAAAGCTAGGGATGACGCTTAATGATAAAAATGTAAAAGTGCTTGAAAATTAA
- a CDS encoding acetyl-CoA carboxylase biotin carboxyl carrier protein subunit: MKQVIASMAGTVWNIAVSEGDQVSAGQSVVILESMKMEIPVEAESAGTVEEIKVAVGDFVNEGDVLVTLA, encoded by the coding sequence ATGAAACAGGTTATCGCATCAATGGCAGGAACAGTATGGAATATTGCTGTATCAGAAGGAGACCAGGTATCTGCGGGACAGAGTGTTGTCATCCTCGAGTCAATGAAGATGGAAATACCGGTCGAAGCAGAGTCGGCAGGGACAGTAGAAGAGATTAAAGTAGCAGTTGGAGATTTCGTAAATGAAGGAGACGTTCTAGTTACTCTGGCTTAA
- the bshC gene encoding bacillithiol biosynthesis cysteine-adding enzyme BshC — protein sequence MRIDEFPLQDKNQIAASYSAADPSVENLYDYNGFTAEMMEQRISDIGSREYEREKLANYLSDYNFQFSCSKQTLTNIEKLRNPKSAAVIGGQQAGLLTGPLLTIHKCISIIQFACIQERQLGVPVVPVFWIAGEDHDYDEINHVNVERNGGPKKRSLPPVSPLKTSATLMEWDSVKAAEWAESVFREFGETEFTKEVLSKVKEIFKSSKTAVHSFAQFITDLFGEYGLVLVDSGEPHFKRLQTETLEKMILRNKEVDEAFAAGIGQLTGRGFSAPVELQENNAHMFIYQNEERLLLFRDDSGNFLSKNEEVTITSEQLMANAKEKPELFSNNVVTRPVMQESLFPVLAFIAGSGEIAYWSALKEVFHLFGFKMPPLVPRLSMTIVTGKNEKQLKETGLKVEDVLREGTEVHKQSWYETHKPIDTKGVYTETLTKIEAAHTELKTLALTIDPSLKRLSDINLNRIKNEVDYLHTKMERAMKKELKEPLALFDHLQCDLAPDGVLQERVWNAFSYINRYGTDWIKQLTEQPLEFNGKHKLVYVR from the coding sequence ATGAGGATCGATGAATTCCCTCTTCAAGATAAAAACCAAATAGCCGCATCATATTCAGCTGCTGATCCTTCAGTGGAAAACCTCTATGATTACAATGGGTTTACTGCTGAAATGATGGAACAACGGATTTCGGATATCGGCAGCAGAGAGTATGAACGTGAAAAATTGGCGAATTATCTTTCTGATTATAATTTTCAATTTTCCTGTTCAAAACAAACCTTAACCAACATCGAAAAACTAAGAAACCCTAAAAGTGCAGCAGTGATCGGCGGACAACAGGCGGGATTGCTTACGGGCCCGCTGTTAACCATACACAAATGCATCAGCATCATACAATTTGCCTGTATTCAGGAACGGCAGCTGGGTGTTCCTGTCGTTCCTGTCTTTTGGATTGCTGGTGAAGACCATGATTATGATGAAATCAATCATGTGAATGTTGAACGCAACGGAGGCCCTAAAAAACGCTCCCTTCCACCGGTTAGCCCGTTAAAGACTTCCGCAACCTTAATGGAGTGGGATAGCGTGAAGGCGGCGGAGTGGGCTGAATCTGTTTTTAGGGAGTTTGGAGAAACGGAATTCACAAAAGAAGTACTTTCAAAAGTAAAAGAGATCTTCAAATCTTCTAAAACAGCGGTTCATTCGTTTGCTCAATTTATTACAGATCTATTTGGAGAATACGGTTTGGTTTTAGTGGACTCTGGGGAACCGCATTTTAAGCGGCTTCAGACAGAAACCTTGGAAAAAATGATTCTTCGCAACAAAGAGGTGGATGAGGCTTTTGCTGCTGGCATCGGACAATTAACCGGTCGAGGGTTTTCTGCTCCGGTAGAGCTTCAAGAAAACAACGCCCACATGTTTATCTATCAAAATGAAGAAAGACTGCTGTTATTTCGGGATGATAGCGGTAACTTCCTCTCGAAAAATGAGGAAGTAACCATCACCTCAGAACAGCTCATGGCTAATGCCAAAGAAAAGCCGGAACTCTTCAGCAATAATGTTGTGACCAGACCTGTCATGCAAGAAAGCCTGTTTCCAGTCTTGGCATTTATCGCAGGATCGGGTGAGATTGCCTACTGGTCTGCACTTAAAGAAGTATTTCATCTTTTTGGCTTTAAGATGCCGCCTCTAGTACCCAGGCTTTCCATGACCATCGTAACCGGAAAGAATGAAAAACAGCTGAAAGAAACAGGGTTGAAAGTGGAGGATGTTCTGCGGGAAGGAACCGAAGTACACAAACAGTCTTGGTATGAAACCCATAAACCAATCGATACGAAAGGTGTCTATACGGAGACATTGACCAAGATCGAGGCGGCTCATACAGAACTGAAAACGCTGGCGCTCACTATTGATCCTTCTCTTAAGAGGCTTTCGGACATAAACCTAAACAGAATCAAAAATGAAGTTGATTATCTGCATACAAAAATGGAGCGGGCCATGAAAAAGGAATTAAAGGAGCCTCTTGCTTTGTTCGATCATCTGCAGTGCGATCTCGCTCCGGATGGTGTGCTTCAGGAGAGAGTTTGGAATGCTTTTTCATACATTAACCGCTATGGAACAGATTGGATTAAACAGCTAACAGAGCAGCCTCTTGAATTCAATGGCAAGCATAAACTTGTATATGTACGTTAA
- a CDS encoding ketopantoate reductase family protein, translated as MKIAIIGGGSIGLLLASFFSEEGQEVTVCTRTGQQANAIKRNGVSCRSVSGTEKTYPVSASLIDEYKEEPHYTVVCVKQHHLPAVYAILRSSQRYLDSTLLFIQNGMGHVDSLDSLPQHNILAGIIEHGALKISDHEVRHTGNGKIKLASYRGGIDNAFWGRMITGCFSIEAKDRLDSIMKEKLVVNSVVNPLTSLFRVQNGDIERNAHLRVMAKLLFEEACGVLGIGETDALWEHVRNVCRRTADNRSSMLRDIEEGRKTEIEAISGYLLMIADHKGMHLPNTKFIYHGIKALEP; from the coding sequence ATGAAAATTGCCATAATCGGAGGAGGATCGATCGGCCTTCTCCTAGCATCATTTTTTTCAGAAGAAGGCCAAGAGGTTACAGTTTGCACAAGAACAGGCCAGCAGGCAAACGCCATCAAACGAAATGGGGTGAGCTGCAGGTCCGTTTCAGGTACTGAAAAAACATATCCAGTTTCTGCGAGTCTGATTGATGAATACAAAGAGGAACCGCATTATACGGTTGTTTGTGTAAAACAGCATCACCTGCCTGCTGTCTATGCCATTTTACGTTCCAGCCAGAGGTATTTAGACAGTACACTGCTCTTTATACAAAACGGAATGGGTCATGTGGATTCATTGGATTCCCTGCCCCAGCATAATATTTTGGCCGGCATCATTGAACATGGAGCGCTTAAGATCAGTGATCATGAAGTGCGGCATACCGGAAATGGGAAAATTAAGCTCGCCTCTTACCGGGGCGGCATTGACAATGCATTTTGGGGAAGAATGATAACAGGATGCTTCAGTATTGAAGCGAAAGACAGGCTTGATTCCATCATGAAGGAAAAACTTGTGGTAAACAGTGTGGTCAATCCACTAACCTCATTGTTCCGTGTTCAGAATGGTGACATTGAGCGGAATGCTCATTTAAGAGTAATGGCGAAACTTCTTTTTGAAGAAGCCTGTGGTGTTTTAGGTATTGGAGAGACGGATGCTCTTTGGGAGCATGTAAGGAATGTCTGCAGAAGAACAGCGGATAATCGGTCTTCGATGTTAAGGGATATTGAAGAAGGACGAAAAACAGAGATCGAAGCCATCAGCGGATATCTTCTTATGATCGCTGATCATAAGGGGATGCATCTTCCTAACACGAAGTTTATCTATCATGGAATCAAGGCATTAGAACCATAA
- a CDS encoding penicillin-binding protein, whose product MENKFKFNWGAGVIMLVFSLLFFVLIGRFFYIAYTKHIENVDLKAYAEEKWTRHKTLDANRGTIFDRHGQAIAKDIPSYTVTATLDKKYPTHINDPAAAASKLAGVLDADEGTIEEALSKKKLFEVQVPGGRKISHSDKEKIEKMKIDGIDFRPETKRYYPNQTFAPYVIGYTNEQGENEISGAFGLEKTLDKYLKETNGSLSFKSDTKGVKLPDPGEKIKKPKNGSNVYLTLDEKIQMVLEQSMDKANKKYKPKKIIGIVADPKTGRILAMSNRPAFNPNKRNIKDFTNLAISDPYEPGSTMKIFTLAAAIQEGVYNGNETYKSGQYKIPHNRPISDHNKVGWGTITFNEGVQNSSNVLFSKLAREKLGYDRLLNYLKKFGLDRPTGIDLPNEKSGRILYNYEIEKLTTAFGQGTTVTPIQQIQAATAIANGGKMMKPYVIDKVVDPTDKKVLLQHKPEVAGRPISEKTSKEVRDILETVVTKGTGKPYQIKGYSVAGKTGTAQVVDKESGRYAHGWGQNVFSFMGMAPKDDPKLLVYVAVDRPHLKNNELGSYPVSDVFTTVMKNSLQYLNIEPEDEKETKRKISDSSIKIDDYSGEESAKAEDELKQKGMKVLTLGSGSQVISQQPSASSGLLPGERIILRTEGDVQMPDLTGWSLTDVLKFSKIMDIDASVKGSGFASKQSLKKGSVIKDKDYLTVEFEKPQMPSVNLSDESGGGTE is encoded by the coding sequence ATGGAAAATAAGTTTAAATTTAATTGGGGAGCAGGGGTTATCATGTTAGTTTTCAGCCTGCTCTTTTTTGTGTTGATAGGAAGATTTTTTTACATTGCGTATACGAAACACATTGAAAATGTTGATTTAAAAGCCTATGCAGAAGAAAAATGGACGAGGCACAAAACCCTTGATGCCAACCGGGGGACAATCTTTGACCGCCACGGGCAGGCGATCGCCAAAGATATTCCATCCTATACTGTAACAGCCACACTTGACAAGAAGTATCCGACCCATATTAATGATCCTGCAGCGGCTGCTTCCAAGCTGGCAGGTGTCCTGGATGCAGATGAAGGGACGATCGAAGAAGCGCTGAGCAAAAAGAAATTATTTGAGGTCCAAGTGCCCGGCGGCAGAAAGATCAGCCACAGCGATAAAGAAAAAATAGAAAAGATGAAAATAGACGGTATTGATTTTCGGCCGGAAACGAAACGATATTATCCAAACCAGACGTTTGCTCCTTACGTGATCGGCTATACGAACGAGCAGGGGGAAAACGAAATATCCGGAGCTTTCGGTCTTGAGAAAACGCTTGATAAATACTTAAAAGAAACCAACGGAAGCCTGTCGTTCAAGAGTGATACGAAAGGCGTAAAGCTTCCGGATCCAGGAGAAAAGATCAAGAAACCGAAGAACGGTTCCAATGTATACTTAACACTCGATGAGAAAATCCAAATGGTGCTCGAACAGTCGATGGATAAGGCGAACAAAAAATATAAGCCTAAAAAGATAATAGGTATTGTAGCCGATCCGAAAACGGGCAGGATACTGGCCATGAGCAACCGGCCGGCTTTTAATCCGAACAAGCGGAACATTAAAGACTTTACGAACCTTGCCATCTCAGATCCTTACGAGCCAGGATCTACGATGAAGATCTTTACATTGGCTGCTGCGATCCAAGAAGGGGTGTACAATGGCAATGAGACTTATAAATCAGGCCAATACAAGATTCCCCACAACCGGCCGATCAGCGACCATAATAAAGTTGGCTGGGGAACGATCACCTTCAATGAAGGGGTTCAAAACTCTTCCAACGTGCTATTCTCCAAGCTTGCGAGAGAGAAGCTTGGCTATGACCGGCTTTTAAATTACTTGAAAAAGTTCGGCCTGGATCGTCCGACCGGCATTGATCTGCCGAATGAAAAATCCGGAAGAATCCTCTACAACTATGAGATTGAAAAACTCACCACCGCATTCGGACAGGGGACAACAGTAACACCCATCCAGCAGATCCAGGCGGCAACAGCCATAGCGAACGGCGGTAAAATGATGAAGCCGTATGTGATTGACAAAGTGGTGGATCCTACCGACAAAAAAGTGCTGCTTCAGCACAAACCGGAAGTTGCAGGAAGACCGATTTCAGAAAAAACATCAAAAGAAGTCCGCGATATTTTAGAGACTGTTGTAACGAAAGGAACAGGAAAGCCTTATCAGATCAAAGGGTACTCTGTCGCTGGCAAAACAGGTACAGCACAGGTGGTAGATAAAGAGTCTGGAAGATATGCTCACGGATGGGGACAAAATGTTTTTTCTTTCATGGGTATGGCTCCTAAAGACGATCCTAAGCTGCTCGTCTATGTCGCTGTTGACCGCCCTCATTTGAAAAATAATGAGCTTGGATCTTACCCGGTGTCAGACGTATTCACTACAGTTATGAAAAACAGCCTTCAATACTTGAACATTGAGCCTGAAGATGAAAAAGAAACAAAAAGAAAAATTTCCGACAGCTCGATCAAAATCGATGATTACAGCGGTGAGGAATCTGCAAAAGCTGAAGATGAACTGAAACAGAAAGGGATGAAGGTGCTGACACTTGGAAGCGGAAGTCAAGTCATCTCCCAGCAGCCCTCTGCCTCTTCAGGACTGCTTCCTGGAGAGAGGATCATCCTTCGGACAGAAGGTGATGTACAGATGCCGGACCTTACCGGATGGTCATTGACAGATGTCCTGAAATTTTCGAAGATCATGGACATCGACGCGTCTGTAAAAGGTTCTGGTTTTGCATCGAAACAGAGTTTGAAAAAAGGATCAGTAATCAAAGATAAAGATTACCTGACAGTCGAGTTTGAAAAGCCTCAGATGCCTTCCGTGAATCTCAGCGATGAAAGCGGAGGCGGAACAGAATAA
- a CDS encoding acyl-CoA carboxylase subunit beta: MDSTKTESSYEVLVSKIKAGGAEKYHAKNASQNKMFARERLSLLFDEGEFHEEDGLFANSQAGDLPADGVITATGKVNGQTVCAMANDSTVKAGSWGARTVEKIIRIQETAQRLKVPMFYLVDSAGARITDQIDMFPNRRGAGRIFYNQVKMSGMIPQVCLLFGPSAAGGAYIPAFCDVVIMVDQNASMYLGSPRMAEKVIGEKVTLEEMGGARMHCSVSGCGDILAADEKEAVSYARKYLSYFPANYKHKPAFTEEKAPVSGREISEIVPKNQNVPFDMYEFISRIVDEDSFFEMKKLFAAEIVTGFARIKGRPVGLIANQPKVKGGVLFVDSADKAAKFITLCDAFNIPVIFLADVPGFMIGTKVERAGIIRHGAKLIAAMSDVTVPKLSVIVRKAYGAGLYAMAGPAFEPDCCIALPTAQIAVMGPEAAVNAVYSNKINEIEDPKERVMYVQQKQQEYKEHIDVYKLASELIIDDIVEPSALRETLYHRLVFFESKDMVFSERKHPVYPV; this comes from the coding sequence ATGGATTCAACGAAGACAGAATCGTCCTATGAAGTACTTGTCAGCAAGATTAAAGCAGGCGGTGCGGAAAAATATCATGCTAAAAACGCCTCTCAAAACAAGATGTTTGCAAGAGAACGTCTCTCGCTGTTATTTGATGAAGGTGAATTTCATGAAGAAGACGGACTGTTTGCAAACAGCCAGGCGGGAGATCTTCCCGCTGATGGTGTCATCACGGCAACGGGCAAGGTAAACGGACAGACGGTATGTGCGATGGCGAATGATTCTACAGTTAAAGCGGGCTCGTGGGGTGCCCGTACTGTAGAAAAAATTATTCGTATCCAGGAAACAGCACAGCGGCTGAAAGTTCCGATGTTTTATCTGGTCGATTCTGCAGGTGCACGGATCACCGATCAGATTGACATGTTCCCGAATCGCAGGGGAGCTGGAAGGATTTTTTATAATCAGGTAAAAATGTCAGGCATGATTCCTCAAGTCTGCCTCCTTTTTGGACCTTCTGCTGCAGGCGGAGCATACATTCCTGCATTTTGTGACGTTGTTATCATGGTTGACCAGAATGCGTCCATGTATCTGGGCTCACCAAGAATGGCTGAAAAAGTAATCGGCGAAAAAGTTACCCTGGAAGAAATGGGCGGAGCAAGGATGCACTGTTCGGTGAGCGGTTGCGGGGATATCCTGGCTGCAGATGAAAAAGAAGCGGTCAGCTATGCGAGAAAGTACCTTTCTTATTTTCCGGCCAATTATAAGCATAAGCCTGCTTTTACAGAAGAGAAGGCGCCGGTTTCTGGAAGAGAGATCAGTGAAATCGTGCCAAAAAATCAGAACGTGCCTTTTGATATGTATGAATTTATCAGCAGAATTGTGGATGAAGACAGCTTTTTTGAGATGAAGAAGCTTTTTGCTGCAGAGATTGTTACCGGTTTTGCAAGAATAAAGGGCCGCCCGGTCGGATTGATCGCCAATCAGCCAAAAGTGAAAGGCGGAGTGCTGTTTGTTGATTCAGCCGATAAGGCCGCTAAATTTATCACGCTGTGTGATGCTTTCAATATCCCTGTTATTTTCCTTGCGGATGTACCTGGTTTTATGATTGGTACGAAAGTAGAACGAGCGGGCATTATCCGCCATGGAGCCAAGCTGATTGCCGCCATGAGTGATGTCACGGTTCCTAAACTGTCTGTTATCGTAAGAAAAGCCTATGGAGCTGGACTTTATGCGATGGCTGGCCCTGCTTTTGAACCGGACTGCTGCATCGCGCTTCCTACCGCGCAAATTGCTGTTATGGGCCCAGAAGCTGCTGTAAATGCAGTTTATTCAAACAAAATTAATGAGATTGAAGATCCGAAAGAACGCGTGATGTATGTCCAGCAGAAACAACAGGAATACAAAGAGCATATTGACGTGTATAAATTGGCTTCAGAGCTGATTATTGATGATATTGTTGAACCTTCTGCTTTAAGGGAGACGCTCTATCACAGACTCGTCTTTTTTGAATCAAAAGATATGGTGTTTAGTGAAAGAAAGCATCCTGTCTATCCGGTATAA
- the rsmH gene encoding 16S rRNA (cytosine(1402)-N(4))-methyltransferase RsmH — MFDHITVLKEEAVNALDVKPDGIYVDCTLGGAGHSRLILSKLTSGHLYAFDQDDTAIEHAKAALKEYEGTFTIIKSNFRYIKEELYNRGIEKVDGILFDLGVSSPQLDEADRGFSYQHDAPLDMRMDQTAQLSAHEVVNEWPYEKLVKIFFQYGEEKFAKQIARKIEAARKDRTIETTGELVDLIKDAIPAPARRAGGHPAKRTFQAIRIAVNDELNAFEEALEDSIELLSIGGRLSIITFHSLEDRACKTIIKKHSTGPSLPPGLPIIPEEFLPVLKNITRKPILPREEEIDVNRRSRSAKLRIAEKQK, encoded by the coding sequence ATGTTTGACCATATTACCGTACTTAAAGAAGAAGCCGTTAATGCCTTAGATGTGAAACCGGATGGAATTTACGTTGACTGTACACTTGGAGGAGCAGGCCACAGCCGACTCATACTCTCAAAACTGACATCAGGCCACCTGTATGCTTTTGACCAAGATGACACGGCCATTGAACATGCAAAAGCTGCCCTTAAGGAATATGAAGGAACTTTCACCATTATTAAAAGCAATTTCCGTTACATTAAAGAAGAGCTTTATAATCGTGGGATTGAGAAAGTAGATGGAATTTTATTCGACCTGGGTGTATCCTCGCCGCAGTTGGATGAAGCAGATCGGGGATTCAGCTATCAGCACGATGCGCCGCTAGATATGAGGATGGATCAGACGGCTCAGCTGTCTGCCCATGAAGTTGTTAACGAGTGGCCTTATGAGAAGCTAGTGAAAATTTTTTTTCAGTATGGAGAAGAAAAGTTCGCTAAGCAGATCGCAAGAAAAATTGAAGCTGCCAGGAAAGATCGGACGATTGAAACAACGGGAGAACTTGTGGACCTGATCAAGGATGCCATACCTGCACCAGCGAGGAGAGCTGGCGGACATCCAGCCAAAAGAACGTTCCAAGCCATTCGAATCGCAGTCAATGATGAATTGAACGCGTTCGAAGAAGCATTGGAGGATTCTATAGAGCTGCTTTCGATCGGCGGAAGGCTTAGCATCATCACCTTCCATTCACTGGAAGACAGAGCCTGCAAAACGATCATTAAAAAGCACAGTACCGGGCCGTCCCTGCCTCCTGGTTTGCCGATCATACCCGAAGAATTTTTGCCAGTATTAAAAAACATAACAAGGAAGCCGATACTACCACGTGAAGAGGAAATTGACGTTAATAGAAGGTCACGTTCGGCCAAACTGCGCATAGCAGAAAAACAAAAATAA
- the mraZ gene encoding division/cell wall cluster transcriptional repressor MraZ, which translates to MFMGEYQHNIDEKGRMIIPAKFREDLGSTFILTRGMDKCVFGYPLEEWKVIEEKLKSLPFTKKDARAFTRFFFSGAAECQLDKQGRVNVAPQLREYANLEKDCVVIGVSNRIEIWSKSVWEEYFAASEESFGEIAESLMDFDL; encoded by the coding sequence ATGTTCATGGGTGAATATCAGCATAACATCGATGAAAAAGGACGTATGATCATTCCCGCTAAATTTCGTGAAGACCTTGGTTCGACCTTTATCCTAACCCGTGGGATGGACAAATGCGTCTTCGGTTATCCTCTTGAAGAATGGAAAGTGATCGAGGAGAAATTGAAGAGTTTGCCATTCACAAAAAAAGATGCAAGAGCTTTCACCCGCTTCTTCTTTTCCGGTGCAGCAGAATGCCAATTGGACAAACAGGGGAGAGTAAACGTGGCACCTCAGCTTAGAGAGTACGCCAACCTCGAAAAAGATTGCGTAGTGATAGGTGTTTCGAATAGAATTGAAATTTGGAGCAAATCAGTTTGGGAAGAATACTTCGCAGCTTCAGAGGAATCTTTCGGTGAAATCGCTGAGAGCCTCATGGATTTTGATTTGTAG